One segment of Onychomys torridus chromosome 3, mOncTor1.1, whole genome shotgun sequence DNA contains the following:
- the Ndufb2 gene encoding NADH dehydrogenase [ubiquinone] 1 beta subcomplex subunit 2, mitochondrial — protein sequence MSALARLAPFGRVGGRLLRGCPVRAAGDGGVRHAGGGVHIPPKYREFPHLTRNQVIQGEFLSSLMWFWILWHFWHDSDAVLGHFSYPDPSQWTDEELGIPPDEEE from the exons ATGTCTGCGCTGGCGAGGCTGGCACCTTTCGGTCGCGTCGGAGGCCGTCTGCTCCGGGGCTGCCCCGTGCGGGCGGCTGGAGACGGTGGAGTCCGTCA TGCTGGCGGTGGTGTGCACATTCCGCCCAAGTATAGGGAGTTTCCCCACCTTACCCGGAACCAGGTGATCCAGGGTGAGTTCTTAAGCTCACTCATGTGGTTCTGGATTCTCTGGCACTTTTGGCATGACTCGGACGCTGTGCTG GGCCACTTTTCGTACCCAGATCCTTCACAGTGGACAGATGAAGAGTTGGGGATCCCTCCTGATGAAGAGGAGTGA
- the Adck2 gene encoding uncharacterized aarF domain-containing protein kinase 2, which produces MVTLWRLSVRVCLSHFRGFEFGKELGLSRPLGCSRNARLCWFLLGTLPKFISAQGNVGEGASGSLCQRKTHWSDLAENGRVEVTQAGPLARVLLCLRLGLRAGVLLAKFLPLLVLYPLTYLAPSVSTLWLHLLLKATETSGPTYIKLGQWAGTRRDLFSEAFCVQFSKLHVQVTPHPWAHTECLLQQAFGEDWGSLLFFDTQEPVGSGCVAQVYKAFASTALLEDRIWRLGDLSVSQLSSGTGAVGMQRQPLSKEWKPSENLADEAFLEKLLLPKADLVRSEVDTSQVPGPPPKSDHLIPVAVKVLHPGLLTQVYMDLQLMKIGSQALGLLPGVKWLSLPEIVEEFEKLMVQQIDLRYEARNLEHFQHNFQDMASVKFPTPIHPLVTRDILVETYEESVPVSSYQQAGIPAVLKREIARLGINMLLKMIFVDNFVHGDLHPGNILVQGADGLSPSLEMQQQQVNVHDTLVATLAPALRPLRLVLLDAGIVAELQSSDLRNFRAVFLAVVLGQGHRVAELILHHARANECKDVERFKAEMATLVTQARENTMTLEKLHVSSLLSSVFKLLMIHKVKLESNFASIMLAIMVLEGLGRSLDPKLDILEAAKPFLLKGGGFL; this is translated from the exons ATGGTAACCCTCTGGCGTCTGTCGGTCAGGGTCTGCTTGTCACACTTCAGAGGCTTTGAGTTCGGGAAGGAACTTGGCCTTTCCAGACCCCTGGGGTGCTCTCGCAATGCCAGACTATGTTGGTTTCTGCTGGGTACTTTGCCCAAATTTATCTCAGCCCAGGGGAATGTTGGAGAGGGGGCGTCTGGCAGCTTGTGCCAACGAAAGACCCACTGGAGTGACCTGGCTGAAAATGGACGCGTGGAAGTGACCCAAGCAGGGCCTCTGGCCCGTGTCTTACTGTGTCTCCGCCTAGGGCTCCGCGCTGGCGTTCTCTTGGCGAAATTCTTGCCCCTCCTGGTCTTGTACCCTCTCACCTACCTGGCTCCTAGCGTCTCCACCCTCTGGCTCCACCTACTTTTGAAAGCCACAGAGACCTCGGGTCCAACATATATCAAATTGGGCCAATGGGCCGGCACCCGGCGCGATCTCTTTTCAGAGGCTTTCTGTGTCCAGTTCTCCAAGCTGCATGTCCAGGTGACCCCCCACCCTTGGGCCCACACGGAATGCTTACTCCAGCAGGCATTTGGAGAGGACTGGGGCAGCCTCCTCTTTTTTGATACCCAGGAACCTGTGGGTTCAGGTTGTGTGGCACAAGTGTACAAAGCATTCGCTAGCACTGCCTTGCTGGAGGACAGAATCTGGAGACTCGGGGACCTCTCTGTCTCACAGCTGTCCTCAGGAACCGGGGCAGTCGGGATGCAGAGACAGCCCTTGTCGAAGGAATGGAAGCCTTCAGAAAACCTTGCCGATGAAGCATTTCTAGAAAAGCTGCTGCTCCCTAAAGCTGACCTTGTTAGGTCAGAAGTGGACACCTCTCAGGTTCCTGGCCCTCCGCCTAAGTCAGATCACCTCATCCCCGTAGCAGTGAAA GTGTTACACCCTGGCCTGCTCACTCAAGTGTACATGGATTTACAGCTGATGAAGATTGGCAGCCAAGCCCTGGGGCTTTTACCAGGAGTCAAATGGCTTAGCTTGCCTGAGATTGTGGAGGAATTTGAGAAGCTCATGGTCCAACAG ATAGACCTGCGTTACGAAGCTCGGAATCTAGAACACTTTCAGCACAACTTCCAGGACATGGCGTCTGTGAAATTCCCCACCCCAATCCACCCCCTGGTCACTCGGGATATCCTGGTGGAAACCTATGAA GAGAGTGTCCCAGTATCCAGCTACCAGCAGGCAGGAATTCCTGCCGTCCTGAAGAGGGAGATTGCAAGGCTGGGGATCAACATGCTTTTGAAGATG ATATTTGTGGATAACTTTGTGCATGGAGACCTTCACCCTGGGAACATCCTGGTCCAGGGTGCTGATGGATTGTCCCCAAGCCTGGAGATGCAACAGCAGCAGGTGAACGTCCATGACACACTGGTGGCTACCCTAGCACCTGCCCTGCGCCCACTGCGCCTGGTGTTGTTGGATGCTGGGATTGTGGCAGAGTTGCAGTCTTCAGACCTGAGGAATTTCCGGGCAGTCTTCTTGGCTGTAGTTCTGGGGCAG GGCCACAGAGTAGCTGAACTCATTCTGCATCATGCCCGGGCCAATGAGTGCAAGGATGTGGAAAGGTTCAAGGCTGAGATGGCTACACTGGTGACCCAGGCCCGGGAGAACACCATGACACTGGAAAAG CTTcatgtctccagcctcctttCCAGTGTTTTTAAGCTGCTGATGATCCATAAG GTAAAGCTCGAGAGCAACTTTGCCTCCATTATGTTGGCCATCATGGTGTTGGAGGGGCTTGGCCGCTCGCTGGACCCCAAGCTGGACATCCTGGAGGCAGCAAAGCCCTTCCTCCTCAAAGGAGGAGGGTTCCTGTGA